Proteins co-encoded in one Cytophaga hutchinsonii ATCC 33406 genomic window:
- a CDS encoding HU family DNA-binding protein encodes MTKADVINEIAEKTGIDKADVTTTVEAFFKVVKDSMSEGHNIYVRGFGSFINKKRARKVARNISKNTAIIIDEHYIPSFKPAKVFVEKIKSSKKVKVMAEKYSNVDEEVD; translated from the coding sequence ATGACGAAGGCAGACGTAATTAACGAAATCGCAGAAAAAACAGGAATTGACAAAGCTGATGTAACAACAACAGTTGAAGCATTCTTTAAGGTAGTGAAGGACTCTATGTCTGAAGGCCACAACATTTATGTAAGAGGTTTTGGTAGTTTTATCAACAAGAAACGTGCACGTAAAGTGGCTCGTAACATTTCTAAAAACACAGCAATCATCATTGATGAGCACTACATTCCAAGCTTTAAGCCTGCTAAGGTTTTCGTTGAGAAAATCAAATCAAGCAAAAAAGTAAAGGTAATGGCTGAGAAATACAGTAATGTTGATGAAGAAGTTGACTAG